The Streptomyces sp. NBC_00454 DNA segment CATGCGCCGGATTCCGGGGGCGAAGTACAGCAGCGCGAGCACGCCTGCCGCGCCGCTCGTCACGGTCAGCGGCCGCTGCCACGCCCCGGTCACGTCCTTGCCGGACTCTGCGCCGAGCAGGCAGACCACGGCCAGGAGCAGGACGACGAGCGCCACCGACAGCGCGGTGAGCGACCACAGCACCACCGCGGCCACCTTGAGCGCCAGGCCGAGGGGTTCGGGGCTCTTGGGGGACGCTGTGCGCATGACGGGCTCCTGGTGCTGATCTGCGGTGAGACGACCAGTCTGGGAGCCGGGCGGGCGGGAGCGGATGAGTGCGCGTACTCAGACCGCGTCGGCCGCATGCTCAGCCGTGAGCCGGGCGATGCCGAGTGGAGTACGTGCCGCGTGGGCCACTGGCCTCACCAGCGGCAGCCCTCCTGCGGGAGTTCCGTCGGCGGGGTGCGGGGCGGGGAGGGGAGGGAGAGGTGGGTGCGGGCGGCGTGGACGGCGGCGAGCTCCTCCTGGCCCGCCGGGCCCCAGTCGCTGAGTTCGCGGACCTGTTCGGGGGTGGCCAGGAGGCGCGCGTACGCCGGGTCGGGGCCCGGCGGCACGGCCGTGAGCCGGGCGGCCGTACGGGGGTGCGCGCACTGGTCGGCGTACCGGTGGCCCAGCGGGAACGCGCCCGCGGTCGTGCCCGCCTTCGGGGACGGGAGGTGCGCCGTGCCGGTGGCGCGGGCGATGAGCAGCAGGACCCGGCCGTCGGGGGCGAAGAGCCAGCCGGCCGGGTCGCGCAGCGGCAGGTGCGCGGGGACGGAGGCCGGTCCGGGGTGCCAGGTGCCGTGCTGCCGCGGGCGGCGGGTGCGCAGGACGCCGAGCCGGTCCAGGGCGGTGGGTGCGGTGGGGCGCCCGTCCTCCAGCAGGGCGGTGCCGCCGCCGTTGATCCGCGCCCGCAGGGCGGACAGGGCGCGGCGGGCGTCGCCCGCGTCCATCAGGCCGGGCAGATCGGCCGGCTCGGCGAAGTGGATGCCGGTGATCTCCTGCGCGGGGAGCCGGACGGACTCGATCAGCTCCCGGCTCCAGGTGCCTCCGTCGAAGACGTGCAGGATCTCCCCCGGGAAGCGCATCGCGGGCGGGAACCCGGGCGCGTCGGCGGGGATCCAGTCGACGGCGAGGCCGCGCGGGTAGCGGCCTTCGACTCCGAGCTCCTCGCGCACCTCGCGGGCGGCCGCCGCGGACGGCGCCTCGGCCGCGTCCACCGCGCCGCCGGGAAGCAGCCGGTCGGAGCGGTAGTCGACGCTCTGGAGGAGTACGCGCCCCTCCGGGTCGGTGACGAGGACCACGGCGCCGGCCCAGACCGTGGCCCTCGAGGCCCCGTACTCCTCCGGCGTCATCCAGGTGCTCGGGGCCGGGATGTCGACCGCGTCGTTCTTCGTGGCCTCGTGGTTCTTCGTGGCCTCGTCGGTCAGCTGCGGCATCGGACTCCCATTCAACGTAGGGGCGTTCACCGTGGGTGGACCCGCCGCCTGTGCAACAGTGCGGACGGGCCCCGGGTTACGCAGGCCACCCCCTCCCCTTTACCAGCCCTATACCTCCTTATTACCTGGTTACATGGATCTTGCTAGGTTTCGGGAGCGGACTGGCGGCCTGAAAAATCGCCGGTCCGACCACGTCACCGGAGCGAGGAGAGACCCCGACATGCGACGCGCACCCCGTACGGGCACCCGGGCGGCCACCCGTAAGCGGTGGACCGTGCCGGGCGTCGCGGGCGTGGCCGGCGGCGCTGCGGTCCTCGGCTTCGGCGGGCTGTACGCCGCCGGTCTGCTGCTGGCGGGCGAGGAGGTCGCCGCCGGTACGAAGGTGCGCGGAGTCGACATAGGCGGGATGAGCCGCACCGAGGCCCGGCAGACCCTGGACCGGGAGCTCGACCCGTCCGCCGCGGCCCCGCTGGGGCTGCGGATCGGGGAGCGCTCCGAGCAGGCGCACCCGGGCACGCTCGGCCTGTCCCTGGACACCGGCGCCACCGCCGACCGGGCGGCGCGCTCCGGTTCCGGCCCCGTCAGCGTGATCGGGCGGCTGTTCTCCTCCGGCGATCCCGACGTCGAGCCGGTGGTCCGGCTCGACGAGAAGACGGCCCGCGCCGCGCTGGACGGGATCGGGGCGAAGGCCGGGCAGCAGGCCCGGGAGGGCGCGGTCTCCTTCGAGAAGGGCAGGGCCAAGGCGGTGGCCCCCATCACCGGCACCGCTCTCGACGTCGACGGCTCCCTCGAAGTGCTGCGCTCCGCCTATCCCCGGACCCGGACCTCCGCCGGGGCCGAGGAGCCCGTCGATCTGCCCGTCCGGCGCACGGAGCCCCGGATCGGGCAGCAGGAGACGGAGCGGGCGCTGAAGGAGTTCGCCGAGCCCGCGGTGTCCGCGCCGGTCACCCTCACCGTGGACGGCAAGCGCATACCCGTCGGCCCGGCCGTCCTCGCCGAGCACCTCTCCCTCGAGGACGACGGCCAGGGCCGCCTCGCCCCCGCCCTCGACGCCAAGGCGCTGCTCGCCGACCCCGAGCTCGCCGGGCCGCTCCGCCGGGCGACGCCGGGCCCCGTCGAGGCCAAACTGCGCACGGACTCCGCCGGGCGGGTGGCCGTCGCCGAGGAGGGCACCCCCGGGCGCCGGATCAGCGAACAGGGCCTCGGCGCCGCCGTACTGCCACTGCTGACCCGGACGGGCGCCGCGGAGCGTACGGGCGAGGTCCCCACGGAGGCCGTGCGGCCGAAGCTGTCCAAGGACACGGTCGAACAGCTGGGCATCAAGGAGCAGATGTCCACCTTCACGGTCGAGTTCGAGAAGGCCCCGTACCGGACGACGAACATCGGCCGGGCCGCCGAGCTGATCGACGGCTCGCTCGTGATGCCCGACGAGACGTGGAGCTTCAACCGCCGGGTCGGCGAGCGGACCGCGGAGAACGGCTTCGTCGACGGCCTCATCATCAACAACGGCCAGTACGAGAAGGCCTCGGGCGGCGGGGTCTCGGCGGTCGCCACCACCGTCTTCAACGCGATGTTCTTCTCGGGCGTCAAGCCCGTCGAGTACGGGGCCCACTCCTTCTACATCGAGCGCTACCCGGAGGGCCGCGAGGCCACCGTCGCCTGGGGCAGCCTGGACCTGCGCTTCGCCAACGACTCGGGCAAGGCCCTCTACATCCAGGCGGAGGCGACCGACACCTCGATCACCATCAGCTTCCTGGGGACCAAGCAGTACGACGAGATACGCGCGACCAAGGGTCCCCGTACGAACGTCAAGCCGCCCGCCACGCGCACGGACACCGGCCCGAAGTGCGAGCCGCAGTCCCCGCTGGAGGGCTTCGACGTCGCCGTGGACCGGGTGTTCGTCAAGGGCGGGCAAGAGGTCAAGCGGCAGACGATGAAAACCACTTACACCCCGCGCGACAGCGTGACCTGCGGCTGAGGGGCGCTGCGCGGGGCGCACCGCTCCGGCCTGCCCCGGTCCGGTCTGGTCCGGTCCCGTCCCGTCCGCTCCGGTGTTCCTCACGCCACCCGTGCGGGTGAGCGCGTGCGGGAGGCCGGGGGTTCGTGCGGCAGGGTGGGCGCATGGAGTCGTGCCGGGGACCGTGGGTGCCCCTGATCGTTGTCGCGCTGGCCCTGACGGCCGGGTGTGTGACCGTACGGCCGGACGCGCCGGGTACGGGGCCCGGGACGCGATGGGTGCCGACGGGTGTGCGGACGGCCCTGCCGGCGCAACCGACCGTGGAGGCAAGGCCGTTGGGCCGACTGCCCGGGACCGAGCCGGCTCCCGCTTCCCCTGCCGCGCCGGAGTCGTCCGTTGCTCCGGAGGCCGGGGTGCCGGTGTCCGTGCCGGGCGCCTCCGAGCGGGGCGGGCAGCGGGGCGGGGCGGAGTCCGGGGCGGCGCGGCGGCGCCAGACCGGTCCGGACCGGCCGGAGCGGCCCCGGCGGGCCAAGCCCGGCCGGCCCGCCGCCGCGCCCGGTGCGGCTCCGGCCGCGAAGCCCCGTAAGCCCAGGCCCGCACCGAACCGCAGCTACGACATGGCACCGCTGTGCGCGGCGGCCCGGGGGACGGTGGACCCGGCCATCGTGGCGCTGTGCCACTGACCGGCCGGACCGGCTCCGACCGCGTGGCGCTGCCGGGCTCGGGCCGCGGGATTCGCTTGGATGGGCCCGGCGGGCCCCGGCCGGGGTCCCGACAGCCTCCACCCCCCAGGAGTCGCCATGGCGAAGATCGCACTCTTCGGCGCGACCGGCACCATCGGATCCCGGGTGCTGCACGAAGCACTCGGACGCGGGCACCAGGTCACGGCCGTCGTACGCGATCCCGCACGCCTCTCGGGGGCGGACGCGGGCACCGCCGTCGTCGTACGCGGCAATGTCCTCGACCCCGCGTCCGTGACCCAGGCGGCGGCCGGGCAGGACGTGGTGGTGAGCGCGTTCGGACCGGGCCCCGGAGATCCCGGCACCCTCGTCAGCGCCGTCAAATCGCTGATCGGCGGTGTGCAGGCGCTCGGCGCCGACGGATCCCGGCCGCGGGTGATCACCGTGGGCGGCGCCGGCTCGCTGCGCACCCCCGGCGGGCCGCTGGTGTGGGACCAGGCCGGAATCCCGGAGCCCATCCTCGCCGTCATGCACGCCCACGGGGACGCGCTCGACTTCCTGCGCACCGTGCCGGTGGACGAGGTCCGCTGGACCAACCTCAGCCCGGCCGCGCGGATCGAGCCCGGCGAGCGGACGGGTACGTACCGCCTGGGCGACGACGATCTCGTCGTGAACGACGAGGGCCACAGCCTGATCTCCACGGAGGACTACGCCGTCGCGCTGGTCGACGAGATCGAGCGCGACGCGCACGCGGGCAAGCGGTTCACCATCGGGTACTGAGCCTCGGGTACTGAGCCTCGGGTACTGAGCCTCGGGTACTGCTCATCGGCTACTGAGCGTCGACTACCTAGCCGCACGACCGTTATTCGCTGGCCCGGCCGGGCCCGGCTACCTAGAGTGACCGGGCACCACCGTCGTCGAGCAGGAGCGGATCATGCGCACCCACTACCCCCGGACCACGCATCTGCCCTGGTCACCGGGCGTGACCTCGGACGACCTGCGGGCCGCCGGGGCGGACGGCCTGGCAGGGCTGGCCGGGCGGGAGGTCGTGGTCACCGAGAAGCTCGACGGGGAGAACACCACCCTCTACGCCGACGGCCTGCACGCGCGCTCGCTGGACTCGGGCCACCATCCGTCGCGGGCCTGGGTGAAGGGACTGCAGAGCCGTATCGGCGGTGGCATCCCGGCCGGTTGGCGGGTGTGCGGGGAGAACATGTACGCGCGGCATTCGCTGGCGTACGAGGAACTCGACGCGTGGTTCTACGCGTTCTCGGTGTGGGACGGCGACCACTGCCTGGACTGGGACCGGACCGTGGCCTTCCTCCGCGGCCTCGGCGTGCCCGCACCGCGGGTGCTCTGGCGCGGCGTCTTCGACGAGCGCGCGCTGCGCAAGCTGCGGCTCGACACCGCGCGCCAGGAGGGGTACGTCGTCCGGACGGTGGCGGGCTTCGAGCAGGCCGACTTCGGGCGCCGCGTGGCCAAGTGGGTGCGCGGCGGCCATGTGCAGACGGACACGCACTGGATGTACGCGCAGGTGGTGCCGAACGGGCTCGGCCCGGCGGCCGCGCTGTGGGACGTACGGTCGGGCGCGGAACCGGATGTGGCCGGGCTGCTGCGCGCGGTGGGGATGGCGGGCGGCGGCGCGGGGGGCGGCGCCGATCCCGCGGCGGCCGGGGACGGGGACGTTCTTCAGGTGACTGGGGAGCTCGTCGCCGAAGTGGCCGGGCGGATCGACGGCTTGGGCGTGCGGCGGTCCGGGGAGGAGCGGCTGGCCGGGATACTGGCGGCCGCGCTGCACGGCGTACCGCGGGCCCGGCTCGCGGCGCGGCTGGCGGCGGGGCCGCTCGGGATGGCCACGGCGCGGCGGGTCGCGGACCTGGTGGGCCTGTATCCGGCGCTGCGCAGACCGTTCCCCTACCCGGACGCCGAACGGCATGCCGGGCTGGTGGGGATGGCGGAGGCCGTCGACCTGGGGGTGCTGCACGCGCTGGCGAGGGCGGTTCCGGCCGGGCCGGGCAGCGGCGGGGCCGGGGAGGACGTCGGGGCAGTCGAAGCCGCCGAGGCCGTAGAAGCCGTCGACTGGTCCGCCCTGTGCGCCGAGGAGGCGGGGCTGCTCGGGCCCGCGCCGCTGGAGCCGCTGCGGGCCGGGCTGCGTACGGCCCTGGCCGCTGCCGGCATCGGCGACGCCGACGCGGCGGACCGCTGCTGGGCCGAGGCCCGCGAGGCCTACGGGCAGGGCAAGCTGACAGGCCCGGAGGAGGCGGTCGCGGCGACCTGGCGGTGGCGGGACGGCACGTCCTTCCCCCGGCTGGTGCAGCTGTCCGGCCCTTCGGGCAGCGGGAAGAGCACGTACGCCCGCACCCTGTCGGGGGTGGAGGAGTACATCAGTCTTGACGATCTGCGCACGGCCCGGGGTTCCCGTTCGGCACAGCGGGACAACGCGGACGTGCTCCGCGAGGGCCTGGACCGGCTCGACTCGGCGCTGGCCGCAGCCGTGCGGTCCGGCGGAACCGTCGTCTGGGACGCCACCTCGCTCACCCGCCAGCAGCGCGGGCTGGCCGGCGCGGTCGCGCGGCGGCGGAACGCGCTGGTCACGCACGCGGTCTTCCTCGTCGAGGAGGCGGAGCTGCTGCGCCGCAACTCCCGGCGCGCACACCCCGTACCGGCGCAGGTGCTGACCTCGCAGCTGCACCGGTTCGCGCCTCCGTACCCCGGTGAGGCGCACCGGACCTGGTACATCGGGGCGGGCGGAACCGTCGAGGACACGGCGGGCACGATCACCACCGCGGCGGCGTCCCCGGCCGCGGCGACGGCAACTGCGACTGCGACTGCGACGGGCGAGGTCGGCTGATGCGTACCAGCGAAGAGCTCTACCACCAGGTCCGCTGGGACCCCCGTTTCGACCCGGCGCGGTTCACCCTCG contains these protein-coding regions:
- a CDS encoding NUDIX domain-containing protein, which codes for MPQLTDEATKNHEATKNDAVDIPAPSTWMTPEEYGASRATVWAGAVVLVTDPEGRVLLQSVDYRSDRLLPGGAVDAAEAPSAAAAREVREELGVEGRYPRGLAVDWIPADAPGFPPAMRFPGEILHVFDGGTWSRELIESVRLPAQEITGIHFAEPADLPGLMDAGDARRALSALRARINGGGTALLEDGRPTAPTALDRLGVLRTRRPRQHGTWHPGPASVPAHLPLRDPAGWLFAPDGRVLLLIARATGTAHLPSPKAGTTAGAFPLGHRYADQCAHPRTAARLTAVPPGPDPAYARLLATPEQVRELSDWGPAGQEELAAVHAARTHLSLPSPPRTPPTELPQEGCRW
- a CDS encoding VanW family protein; protein product: MRRAPRTGTRAATRKRWTVPGVAGVAGGAAVLGFGGLYAAGLLLAGEEVAAGTKVRGVDIGGMSRTEARQTLDRELDPSAAAPLGLRIGERSEQAHPGTLGLSLDTGATADRAARSGSGPVSVIGRLFSSGDPDVEPVVRLDEKTARAALDGIGAKAGQQAREGAVSFEKGRAKAVAPITGTALDVDGSLEVLRSAYPRTRTSAGAEEPVDLPVRRTEPRIGQQETERALKEFAEPAVSAPVTLTVDGKRIPVGPAVLAEHLSLEDDGQGRLAPALDAKALLADPELAGPLRRATPGPVEAKLRTDSAGRVAVAEEGTPGRRISEQGLGAAVLPLLTRTGAAERTGEVPTEAVRPKLSKDTVEQLGIKEQMSTFTVEFEKAPYRTTNIGRAAELIDGSLVMPDETWSFNRRVGERTAENGFVDGLIINNGQYEKASGGGVSAVATTVFNAMFFSGVKPVEYGAHSFYIERYPEGREATVAWGSLDLRFANDSGKALYIQAEATDTSITISFLGTKQYDEIRATKGPRTNVKPPATRTDTGPKCEPQSPLEGFDVAVDRVFVKGGQEVKRQTMKTTYTPRDSVTCG
- a CDS encoding NAD(P)-dependent oxidoreductase encodes the protein MAKIALFGATGTIGSRVLHEALGRGHQVTAVVRDPARLSGADAGTAVVVRGNVLDPASVTQAAAGQDVVVSAFGPGPGDPGTLVSAVKSLIGGVQALGADGSRPRVITVGGAGSLRTPGGPLVWDQAGIPEPILAVMHAHGDALDFLRTVPVDEVRWTNLSPAARIEPGERTGTYRLGDDDLVVNDEGHSLISTEDYAVALVDEIERDAHAGKRFTIGY
- a CDS encoding RNA ligase family protein, which codes for MRTHYPRTTHLPWSPGVTSDDLRAAGADGLAGLAGREVVVTEKLDGENTTLYADGLHARSLDSGHHPSRAWVKGLQSRIGGGIPAGWRVCGENMYARHSLAYEELDAWFYAFSVWDGDHCLDWDRTVAFLRGLGVPAPRVLWRGVFDERALRKLRLDTARQEGYVVRTVAGFEQADFGRRVAKWVRGGHVQTDTHWMYAQVVPNGLGPAAALWDVRSGAEPDVAGLLRAVGMAGGGAGGGADPAAAGDGDVLQVTGELVAEVAGRIDGLGVRRSGEERLAGILAAALHGVPRARLAARLAAGPLGMATARRVADLVGLYPALRRPFPYPDAERHAGLVGMAEAVDLGVLHALARAVPAGPGSGGAGEDVGAVEAAEAVEAVDWSALCAEEAGLLGPAPLEPLRAGLRTALAAAGIGDADAADRCWAEAREAYGQGKLTGPEEAVAATWRWRDGTSFPRLVQLSGPSGSGKSTYARTLSGVEEYISLDDLRTARGSRSAQRDNADVLREGLDRLDSALAAAVRSGGTVVWDATSLTRQQRGLAGAVARRRNALVTHAVFLVEEAELLRRNSRRAHPVPAQVLTSQLHRFAPPYPGEAHRTWYIGAGGTVEDTAGTITTAAASPAAATATATATATGEVG